Genomic segment of Bubalus kerabau isolate K-KA32 ecotype Philippines breed swamp buffalo chromosome 6, PCC_UOA_SB_1v2, whole genome shotgun sequence:
CAACCAAAACTTCTAAACCTTCCTTGGATCTTCACTGCCTCATCCAGGATAATATTCACTTTcctctcatttgtttatttcaggGGTACGGATTGTCGTCATTCTAGATGTTAGGGATTTGAAGGGGAACAAGACAGACACAGACCCTATCCTCAGAGTTTATAGACTCATAGGGGACTCTGCCAAGTAAAGAGAAAATCACAATACTGTGTGGTCAGGGCCATGAGGGAGAAGGGCCAGGGTCTTCTAGGGGCacagagtggggaggagggaccTAGGCTAGGGTACATCTAGATCAAGAGGACCTCACCTAGGACCTACATGATGGGAGGCCTGGGAGGAACAGTCAGCCAGGTGGGAGGTGGATATGTTGGCGGAGAGGATTAAGGTTGGAGGAAAGCAGGGGTCCCAGGAACAGCACATGCAAAGCCGGGGAGATAAGCACATGGTGAGTTCTAGGAATGGAAAATCATTTGGCATGACTGCAGCAGAGAACATGAGGTATGGGTGGGAGAGTGAGGAATGGGCCACTGGCAGCAGGAGTTCAGACTCCGTGCCAAGATCTTCAACGTCCTGCATGAACTGGTCATCCGCTTTCCACCCGCATTTCTAATCGTGCCCCATTCACAAGCCCAGGCCGCAGCCCTTGCTCCCTCTCTGCCCTGTGGGTCCCTGTGAACTGCTATGCCTGCATGACTTAGCTCATGGAACCCTTCCTCCCTTAGTTATTTCCTGAGAGCCTGCCCTGTGTCAGGTGCTGggaacctagagactgtcaaaCTTGTTTCCACCCTGGGAGAGCTCCCCAACTAGTCTAGTTGGGGAGGGAGCTGAGGAAGAAATGATTACAAAATAATGACGGAAATGCTCTGATAGGCGGAGCTCTGGGCATAGAGGAGGCGGGGCTTTCCGGGTGGAGGCGGGGCCTGTCAAGGTAGGGGCGGGGCTTGCTAGGGTAGACTGGGGACTTGGGGAAGGCGACTCCCTGAGGGTCTGAAAGAACAAGGAGGTACCCTAAGCCTGGGGAGCCTAGCTTTGTGGGGGTCACAGAACCCTTGAGATCCAGATAGAGGCTTGTACCCTCTGTTCAGgtaaacacacaaacacaggaTTAACCCCCAGGGCACATCACATTCCCAAAAGGCCTCTAAACTCACACTCTCCATCGACTTCCACATccgcctacacacacacacacacacacacacacacgcacaaacgcTTACATCCACTTTTGCAGGCAGTTTTGATTGTGCTTGGTCCCTCTggatttgcctggagaatgcccacccctctcccctttggttCTGGCTCACCGCCTTCACAGGCCTGCAGAGCACCCTCTTCAACTCTGGACTTTGTACCTGTCACCGGAAATTCACTTGTTTATCAGGCCGCCAGCTTGAGCAGCCGCCCGCTGAAGACTGTCACGTCTCTGGATCCCAGCTGCACCAACCCCCCACCCGCTcagcactgggggtgggggtgagaccTTGTGCCTGAAGGTTCTCCGCAAAAGCTTGGGAAGATGTAGAATTAGTCGTCCGTGTTGGCGGCGCTGCCCTCCTCTCACCCGCGCCTCCGGCCCCGCCTGCCCGCAGCGTCCCCAGGTGAGTCATGCGACAGCTCGGGCCCGCCCACCTGGCCGGGTCCTGCAGGCTGTAACCGGAAGCTCCTCTGCGGACTGGGCACAGTTCCTACAGGTGGGGAGCTAATGGGAAGGCATTGGGGGGCCTGGGCGGGGAAGTCACAGATCCCTGAAGGTTCCTGGGAGCAGGAAAGGAGCTACAAATTGGGGTGGAGTGTGTGTTTGTCGGTGGAAGAAATGTAACCAGAAGGGGTGGGGTGATAGCCTGAGGgggttgtgtgtgtctgtgtgtgtgtgtgtgtgtgtgtgtgtgtgtgtgtgtgtgtgtccctggggataaggcaggaaggaaaagaataggAGTAAAATCTTAGAAACATCAGGTTGAATTGAActcatttcagttttgttttttttttttttaattgcaggcaaattcctttacaattttgtgctggtttctgccataatcaacatgaattagccatatgtgtgcatatgttccttccctcttgaacAACTCATTTCAACTGAACAAAACATGTTTTTTTGAGAACCCAAGGCTTAGTATGGGGCCCAGATAGGCACGCAGTGGACTTTTGCTGctgaatggatgagtgaatgattTACTTCTCCTTTCTAATGactcccccactccaccccctatATCACTCATCTCACAAACATGCACTGAACCGCTGACTGCCAAGCTCTCTCTCTGCCTACGGCATTTGTCAGCCTAGTCCCTGCCTAGGGAGCTGCACATTTAGTAACTGGCGAATTCTGACTGGTGGCCGAGTGGGCAGGGCAGTGAAGGGGGTGATGAGGGGGGTCTTGGGACAGCCTCACAGGCAGGTATGGTCAGATTTGGCCTTGAGGGATGAGGGACTCGAAAAACTGAGGAGGGAGTGGCTGAGAAACAAGAGTGCAAAGcaggacgtgtgtgtgtgtgtgtgtgtgtgtgtagcatggGGAGGGAATTGAGGGCCGTTTGCTGAATTGCAAAGCCTTGAAGCATCTGCACAAAGCTGTAGGGGCCTAGGGAGCTTGTGCAGGACTTTTAAGCTGGAGGGTAATGGGGTCAGATTTGGTCCATAGGCCCATCACTGACATGGATGAGAGGTAAGGAGAGATCTCAGGAGGTTATTGCGAGTTGAGGAACAAGATGAAGGTGGCTCGAACTGGGGCAGAGAAGGGGTGTCAGCATTCTAGGGCTACTGAGAGGAAGAACTCATGGAGCCTGGTGGCAGTGCGGTGGTGTTGAGGAGGGAAGGTGTCATTAAGGTATCGATACTAAAGACGATGGCCGAGTGCTCCCTAAACCAGGTGCTTCTCTCCTAGGTGCTTTTCTGCCTGGACACTCCTCCCAGGGCCTCTTCTGATTCAGATACCTCCAGCCCCAACTCCTAGTCCTCCAGGTACTTCTCTAACCCAGGTACTCTTCCCTTAGCTCCTCCCCTAGCTGCCCCCTGACCCCAGACATTCCTTTGGCCCAGATGCTCTCTCTACAGGTATCCTGAGCCTAGCTAATCTTGCTCCAGATAGTCCCTTACTTCAGATGCTCTTACTCCTCTAGACCCTTCCCAGCCCTAGGGTCTCAGCCAGGTAATTTCCTGATCCAGTTGATTTACATTTGGCTACTCCCCCAAAACAGCTCCCCGCCCCCTGGGGCAGAGGTGAATGAACAAGAAATGTGCCTGAAGGGCTGAGGGTAGAGGACACAGGGTGGGGACACAGGGCTCCTGACTCCAGAGCTGAGGGCCAGGGCTGTTCTGGCAGTATCTGGGGCCTCCGATCCTGGATGGGGACCAGCACCATCCTCCATCGTGGTCTCCACTTTGCCCATTAGCTTCAAGGAATTGCTGTTGTCCATCCTCTGGAAGGTGAGACTGCTTCTGCCCCACTTTCCACCCTCAGCTTATGGAGCAGGGGAGCAGCCTGGGCTCTGGGCCCTGGCatctgagacctgggttcaagtcctgggtctTTGGCTGAGTTAGTTCACCTTTCTGGGCTGTAGTGTCCTCACCTGTAGAGTGGGGATAATGCTTATGCTCACATTATGGGTGAATCATAAGTTGTGCTCAGTAAATTCCATCACTGAGTTATGTTTCCAGCCACTTCCTGGTGTTCCCTTATAAACAGCCCATGTCCATGGCTCAGCTTGTTTTGCTCCTGTGGATAGCTAGTTATGGCCAGTTGTCCAGTCTCCAGAGTTTGCGCAGTGCCCTCCTGTGGCTGTAAGTGTGGCCCAGAACGAGTGTCTGTGGCTGTCCCTGACCCCCATCTGCGTGTGTATATTCCAGGACTCTGTCCCAGGGCTGCCTGGCATCCGGAGGTCTCCTTAGAACCAGGGCTCTTCTGGCAGAGGCTGAGGCTCACCAGTGTCTTCTGGCCCCTCCATGAGTGAGGCAAACCAAAGTGAGTGACAGTGGGAGGGAGACTGAGGAGGGGGTTGGGTTCCCCTTGGATTGTGGGGAGGACCTTGTGCTCATGTCTCTCAGTTTCCCCTGGGAGCCGATCCTGGGCCCCATCCATAACACTGTTTCTTTCTCTGCAGCCATCGTGGGGTCCTCCGAGGTCCCCACAACATCTACCGTATCCTCTGGATCAGGCAGCGGGATCCAGACATGGCTTGTGCTGGTAGGGGTCGTTCTGGGGGCTGTGGTCCTCTCTCTCCTCATCGCGGTTGCTGCCAAATGCCATCTCTGCCGCAAATACCGTGCCAGCTACCAGCACCACCCACTGCCTGAAACAGGGAAGGGAGGTCGTCCCGAGGTGGTTGAAGATGAGGATGATGATGGCTTCATTGAGGACAATTACATTCAGCCTGGGTTTGGTGGGCTGGAGACAGGGGCAAGCAGGGACCACTTCTCCCTTTGAGTCTTCATCTTTGGactgccccaccccccatccctatGCTTGACAGCTTAAGGAGAGCAGATATTTCAAGGGAACCACAAGCCTCAGGGACTTGGTAGGGCTTAAGGGCTGACCAGGGGTGGAGCAATCCTCCCTTACTCGACTCTAGTCACCAAAGTGATCATGACCCTCTTTTACTCAATGACTCTTAATGGCTCCCTCCTGTTCTCAGAATAAAGCTTACCAAGGGCCTGACTTTGAAATCATGCCTCTGTTGGCCTTTGGTTTCCCTTCTTGACTGTCCCTTTTTTACTTCCTGCTTAGCTAATTCTTTGTTATTCCTCCCTCTCCTACCATGCTGTTTCTCCCTGGACCTTTGCTCACACTCCTCTTTTGCCTAgatgcctttctcttctcccaaGTCCTGTCTGACAGTGATGAAAATCACCGGCCAGTAGACTCCAGGTGGTCTGCCTACCTGCCAGCATTTCAGATGTGACCTGATGATAACATTTTAGCAGGGGAAATGCAATGTGCCAAATTTCttactgagatttttttcctgtCAATAAAGTGGAAATCTAAATAGTTCTACTATGTTTTTCACAGATATTAatacttctgttttcattttaattaaaaataaagtctcttattttttattttcctgaactGAGGCTTGTGCATAAAAATGTCCCTTGTCACTGAACGCTATTACAGTGCTCAGATATCCCCTCCTTTGGACACCTGAGAGCTGCTGCCTCCCATAAGACCTGTGAGTTTCTCTAGTGGTCTCTTACCGTGTTTGGTTTTCATCTTTGTTACAGTTTGAACGTACCCTTACTGGGCCAGACTGTATTCTCTGAGGCCACAGTCTGCACTTCATTCTGTGTACTCAGAGTCTCGTacatagcagatgctcaataaatatttattgacttcgTTGAATTATCATGGGCCTAGGGGTGAGTGGATGAGAGATGATGGAGTGGAGTTGACTATGGAACCTTGATGGAGAGGAAAAAGACAGGGTCATGATTGCTAGTGGGGAGTCTGGGGAAAGGGAGACAGTTTCAAGATAGCAGAGGCTTGAGTTAAGCTTCTTTTGGTTGCAAGCAATGGAAAGGAGTTTGGGGGGTGAATTAAAGGGGGATAGCTAACTCAGAAGGGCAGGAAGCAGGTGGTCCCAGCTGCCTGAGGTCGGGCATGGGACCTCTAGTGCTCTGTCATTTATGGGCACTTATGAGGTTCCATGCCTGGGACTCCCAAACTCTTGATTCTGGGTTTCAAGTACCCAGTTGATAGAATCTGACTGGCCCAGCTTGGGTCAAGTATCTACTACTGGTCTGATCAGTTCCGGCCAGTGGGGGCAGGCTCCTGTAGTCCTCTTGTGATTTGAGAAGCCCACCCATTTGCTCCAGTTCAGCCCCAGCCAAGCAGGGGGAAGTTGGGAACCAGGCAGCTGCCCAGATGTATCCACCACATGCAGTGTTAGCCTTTGAGGAAAGAGCCAggggagaaagaaacagagggctGACTAATGTGTGGGGTGCTCAAAGAAAAGGCCAGAGGTCAAGGATGGCTGCGATGTAGGGTTGAGGGTGCCCATGCCAGGGATGAAGCTGAAGAGGGGATGCTGTGCAGCGATGGACGGAAGGGGAGAGACCAAGATATGACTAAAGTGTGGCACAGGGAACAGAGATCCCAGGGATGTGATAgaatgggggtgaggtggggggaatGGGGAGATGGTTGACAGGACTTTTGGCCACTGGACATGCGGAGTAGGGAGTCAGTGAAGCTGCCCTGGTTTCTGACTGACTGGCTGGGCACTTGAGGAAGAGCAGGTTTTCGGGGAGCAAGGATTCAATGCTGGACATGGGGTTTCCAGCGGGTAGATGCCTGGGGCAGCTGCATTCACAGAGTGAAGTCCGGTTGGTCTGTAGATGTGGCCTTGGGAGTCCTTGACAATAGGGTCTCTGAGCCCCTCAGGAGTGAATCAGCTCACCAGGGCCGGGGTGGCATAGAGGAGGCACTGAGGACAGAGCAGGGAAACACTGACCTCTAAGGGTTTGtctgcagaggaggaggagacaggagagacTGGGGACGAGCCAGGGAGGAGGGGAGCCAACCCTATTCATTGTTCCTCAGCCCCCAGACCCTCGAAGGCTGGGAAGGCCCTGTGTGGGAGACAGAAACACTGGCTGCCCTAGCCTGAGACCCCGGAGAGGATGTTGAGTAGCAGAGCATGTCCTGGCCTCCGGGGGAGGAGCCAGTTGGTCTTTCCTCTGCCCCTCATACATCCCCAGGGCTCACCCAGAGGGGCTGCCCTGGCTTGCACTTCTGGGCCAAGAAGCAGCTTAGCTTCTCAGGGCCTTGATTGAACCTCTGAGAAATGTGGGCAGAGGTGAGCACCCAACCTCAGATTagaagtttggagaaggaaatggcaacccattccagtattgttgcctggagaaccccaaggacagaggaacctggctgctatagtccatggtgtcacaaagagctggacatgactcaagtgacctAACACACACATTTCTGAGCCCAGCACCAAGAAGGGTTGGTAGGGGAGGCTTCCCCTCAGAacctgctgttcagttcagttcagttcagtcgctcagtcgtgtccaactctttgcgaccccatggactgcagcacaacaggcttccctgtctatcaccagctcccggaatttactcaaattcatgtccatggagtcagtgatgccatccaaccagctcatcctctgtcgttcccttctcctcctgccttcagtctttcccagcatcagggtcttttcaaatgagtcagctcttcacctcaggtggccaaagtattggagtttcagcttcagcatcagtccttccaatgaatactcaggactgatttcctttaggatgatctggttggatctccttgcagtccaagggactctcaagagtcttctccaacaccacagttcaaaagcatcgattctttggtgctcagctttctttatagtccaactctcacatccatacatgactactgggaaaaccataaactatcacacaattgcactcacctcacacactagtaaagtaatgctcaaaactctccaagccaggcttcaacagcaggtgaaccgtgaacttccagatgttcaagctggatttagaaaaggcagaggaaccagagatcaaattgccaacatctgttggatcatcgaaaaagcaagagagttccagaacctGCTGTGGGTGGTGGGAAATCTGGACCTAGAGAGCGGCCCTGGTGGATTTCCCAGAGAGATGGTTCCCAGCAGGCTCGCATGCCTGGCCCCAGGCATGAAGAGGAAACACCATTTGGGTCCACAGGTTCAAGGGCATGGGGATGCGGGAACTGCTGGGAGGCCTGGGActcagccaggcttctctctggtcTGCCCTCCTGTGGCTTCAGACCACGACCCCAGCCCACCTCTGCCCCTCGCGTGCAACCTGTCCTCATCCCTCAGTAGCTGTCACTACCTTCTCTCCCCTGTGAGCGCCAACCCAGACTGCAAAGGATAGCCCAGTTTCTTGGCAGCCTCATCCTTCTGACCCCAGAGCAAGGCCACAATGCTTGTTCTTGTGTGGAGGCCAAAAACAGGGGTCACACAAGCCAGGGATGTGAAGTTGAAGAAAGCTGGCAGAGCAACAAACTGAGATGAgagtacagatgtgaaagtgaaagtgtgaacactcagtcgtgtcggactctttgccaccccaggtttgtagcccatcaggcttctctgtccatggaattctccaggcaagaatactggagtggattgccattcccttctccaggggatcttcctgacccagggattgaaccccggtctcctacatcgcaggcagattcttagccatctgagccaccaggaaaacctggattcacatcccagctctgccatttatctgctgtgtgaccttggggaagttaCTTACCCCCTCAGTGCTCCAATTTCTTCTCAGTAGAATAACGATCATAGTAGCACTTGCCTCCCATGGTTTTAGAAGGCTTAAATGAGTGACATGTGTAAAATAGAATAGAGCAAGCATCTGCAAGTATTAGCCATATCTGTAGGGGCACCACCAGGGCAATCTCTCCCCATGACAGATCATCCTGAAGAAGGAGCTTGCCatgcctccttcctcctcattCTCTCTAGACTGGGATTTGAACATGTCTGTTTCCCAGGACTCAGGTCAGAAGATCTAGTTCAAAGCTGCAAAAGACTAGAATTAGATGTTCTGATgctctctcttggtaaatgtcacattgcacttaaAAATACGTGGGTTGTTTTCAAATACCTTTtgctattgatttctaacataattccacagtgataaagaGAACTGACTCAGTACAATTTCactacctttagaccatgaaatatTTGTGACttgtggtaaagcgtctgcctgcaatgcgggaaacctgggtttgatccctgggttgggaagatcccctggagaaggaaaaggcaacccactctggtactcttgcctggaaaattccatggacagagaagcctggtaggctacagtccatagggtcacaaagagtcagacacgactgagtgacttcactttcactttacattccTGGATATATTCCAATGTCTcttggtttatagtctatggaaaCTTGAATAGAATCTGTATTCTGCTGTTTTAATTGTattgaattggttcacagtgcttttcatgtctactatatccttcttggagaaggcaatggcaccccactccagtactcttgcctggcaaatcgcatggacagaggagcctggtaggctgcagtccatggggtcactaggagtcgaacacgactgatcagcttcactttcacttttcactttcatgcattggagaaggaaatggcaacccactccagtgttcttgcctggaggatcccagggacgggggagcctggtgggctgctgaccatggggttgctggagtcagacacgactgaagcgacttagcagcagcagcatatccttctacttttctgtccattcattctattaatttttgagagtttgatattgaaactgcAACTAAACATCTTaatttatacacttaaaaataattctaatatatagtagaactatatgtaattttgttctgtattttctgtttcccataaatgtgttatcatactgtCATaattaaaggagaaggcaatggcaacccactccagtactcttgcctggaaagtcccatggatggaggagcctggtgggctgccatctatggggttgcacagagtcgaacacaactgaagtgacttagcagcagcagcataattaaaaggaaaaaaagggggtGAAAAGTTCTGATGCTGTAGGATATAATGATAGCAACAATAATAACACTGATGTGTAAGCACTTCCTTACAACAGCCCTGCTGGACAGGCAAGTCCAGCTTGATAGA
This window contains:
- the C6H1orf210 gene encoding type III endosome membrane protein TEMP; the protein is MSEANQTIVGSSEVPTTSTVSSGSGSGIQTWLVLVGVVLGAVVLSLLIAVAAKCHLCRKYRASYQHHPLPETGKGGRPEVVEDEDDDGFIEDNYIQPGFGGLETGASRDHFSL